From Bicyclus anynana chromosome 18, ilBicAnyn1.1, whole genome shotgun sequence, a single genomic window includes:
- the LOC112048273 gene encoding neural/ectodermal development factor IMP-L2: MINIVPLLAAVAIVSLQGTNAFARLDKSSSLELDNKLLPNDLSDLSDLPAKRRAVENYIKISTPPPKTARYVPGTTLLLECEIMGSPAPFVEWLKNGVPVTDGEDEEFVPVDQLSPAFLSSRHVVRSAANGDVYTCVGSSSANVVSASTTVFVDGDASETRINEVTPPKPIVTAYYTDLLLNIGSPATLLCRGYSATPSHTMWMDNQNRIVNDNSRIRVLPSGDLYIKSVEWPDMGVWTCSVKNAYGREAVGTFLYPMAVRARV; the protein is encoded by the exons ATGATCAATATAGTACCGCTACTCGCCGCCGTGGCGATTGTGTCGCTGCAAGGCACGAACGCCTTCGCGCGGTTAGACAAATCATCGTCTCTCGAATTAGATAACAAACTTTTACCAAACG ATCTGTCCGATCTATCTGACTTACCTGCCAAGCGCCGTGCGGTTGAAAACTACATCAAAATATCGACTCCGCCGCCGAAGACGGCCCGGTACGTGCCTGGCACTACCCTGTTGCTGGAGTGCGAGATCATGGGCAGCCCCGCGCCCTTCGTCGAGTGGCTGAAAAATGGCGTACCTGTCACTGAC GGGGAGGATGAGGAGTTCGTGCCTGTGGACCAGCTCAGCCCCGCGTTCCTGTCAAGCCGGCACGTGGTGCGCAGCGCTGCCAATGGCGACGTGTACACCTGCGTGGGCTCCTCCAGTGCGAACGTCGTCAGCGCTTCCACCACTGTTTTTGTTGATG GTGACGCCTCAGAAACCCGCATAAACGAGGTGACGCCCCCGAAGCCGATAGTGACTGCGTACTACACCGACCTGCTACTCAACATAGGCTCGCCCGCCACACTGCTCTGCCGGGGATACAGCGCCACCCCGTCGCACACTATGTGGATGGACAACCAGAACAGAATTGTGAACGACAACAGCAGAATCAGA GTGCTGCCATCGGGTGATCTGTATATCAAGTCTGTCGAATGGCCAGACATGGGCGTGTGGACTTGTTCTGTGAAGAATGCATATGGCAGGGAAGCTGTTGGCACTTTCCTGTACCCAATGGCGGTACGGGCAAGAG tttaa